In the genome of Candidatus Hydrogenedens sp., the window CATTGATTTACATTCTCAGGAAAAGAAAACCTTATTTTTTCTTCAGGACTTTTATTTGTTGAATTCATTGTTGCACATGAAAGAAGGAAACATAAAGATAAACAGACGAAATGCCCTTTCATCTTTATTATATACATTAACATGAACTCCTTAAAAATCTATCTGATGACATTATACACCACTTTTTTACTTTTATAATAAAAGGTTCTAAAAATTCTCCTATCTATATGAAAATGATAGGGCATAAGAAAAGAGGTACATTTTATTTTAAAATTTATTTGATTTTTATAGGTAATTTGGTGTTATTGTAATAACAATTTGATTTCTGGGAAAGGGAAAGGATGTTTGTATGTTAGAAAGGCAACCAGAACCTGAGTTTATGGATGACCCATTGGAGGCAGAGGCGTATTCTGTAACGGATTTCTCAGATGTGAACCAAAAATTTGTTGATACTTTTTGTGCTGCACTTCCGTTATCAGGAAATTTATTAATTTTAGATTTAGGCTGTGGTCCTGGCGATATTACTTATCGCATGCATCTTTGCTGCGAGCAACATAAAATTATAGGAATTGATGGCTCTCCGTCCATGCTTCGATTTGCTCAAAAACAGAGTGGTTCTCGTAGTTTGACATGGGTTTTAGCAGATGCGAAATGCCTTCCTTTTGTCAACGAGTCTGTAGATGTTATTTTGAGTAATAGTCTGCTTCATCATATTTGGGACCCAAAACCGTTATGGATGGAAATCAAAAGAGTAATTAAATCCGGTGGATTTCTTTTCCTGCGGGATTTGTTTCGACCCGAGTCAGAAAGAGAAGCAAGGAAAATAGTAGAATTATACGCAGGAGATGCTTCCGATTTGCTGAAACAAGAGTATTATCGTTCATTATTATCTGCATTTACCCCGGAGGAAATTCAGGAACAATTAGCGGAGTGTGGTTTAGAATATTTGTCTGTAAAATGTGTTACGGACCGTCATGTAGATATATTCGGAACTATTGTATAAAGCAGTATATATGAGAAGTGAAGTATGGTTAAAACCCGATGACCCTTTCCCCGCGGAAAAATACTGGCAGGGATGGGTTGTGGCTTACGGCGGTGATTTATCTCCATCGCGGTTAATAGACGCATATCGTAAAGGTATTTTCCCCTGGTATAGCGAGGGGGAGCCTATCCGATGGTGTTCTCCCGACCCAAGAGCCGTTTTGCCAACACATTTATTACATATTCCACATCGACTCTGGCGTGAATGGAAAAAGAAACCCTTTTATATTACCGCAGACACATCTTTTGATACGGTTATTCATGAATGTGCTAAAACGCCTCGGAAATGGGAAGATGGAACCTGGATTACTTCGGATATTCAAAAAAACTATATCCGTTTGCATGAAATGGGTTACACCCACTCTATAGAATGCTGGAAGGATAAAACATTGGTAGGTGGATTATATGGTGTCCAATTAGGACCTTTATTTGTCGGTGAATCTATGTTCTACCATATCTCAAACGCTTCTAAAATTGCTTTTCTTGCCTTATGTGGGTTTTCATTTCTACACGGAATTAAACTGATTGATTGTCAGGTATTTTCGGAACATCTGGAACAATTTGGAGTTTTTGCTGTTCCAAGAAAAAAGTATTTAAGTTGGCTTAATGTGAATTTGTCCGAAAATTTGCCTACGGAACGGTGGCATTTAGATATGGATAAAGTGTATGAAGCTGTATTATGCTTAAAGAAAAAGCAATTAGAACAGTCCTCATCAGGGTAAATGTATTTTTACTTTTTTCCCTGAATAAATAGATTATAGTCTATTATTGCTTTTACATAAGACAAACAACGGTTGTTGAGGACATAAAAAAATAAGAAGTAATTAGGTTCGTATAATTTCGGCATCTTTTACCTGAGGTTCTTTGAGGTCGGGAGACCATACAAGGTATTTCACTTCTTTATTAGGATTTAATCCCACAACTTTGTAGTTGCCTTTGTTGTCAATGGCATGAACAGTTACCGCATTGATGAACCCCGTTTTTAAGTCTGCTAAATCTTTGACGGCTTCATAAACCGCATCGGATAAATTTAATCCCATTTTCAGGTAGAGCACAACAGACCGTGCGGTACCAGCACGAATAGTCATTTCACCCGTATGTGTACAGGCACAGGCTCCGTATCGGCTATCTGCATAACTACCCGCACCGATAATAGGGCTATCGCCAAGCCTGCCGGGATATTTCCAAGGCCAGCCGGATGTGCTTGTAGCCGTTGCTATTCTGCCGAAGTAGTCTTGAGCTAAATATACGGTTGTATCAAATAAATTTTGGGGGTCCTTAGGTTTGGTTTTTATATCCAGAAGACGAATGTCAGGAAATTTTTGTTTTTGTTCTTCATTCAAAATGCTGTTCAGATATTCTCGCCATGCCGTTTGGGTATGCTCCATCTCATTGACATACCTTTCCGCACCAATTTCTTCCGCAAATCGTTCGGCTCCACTACCTACTAATATTTCATGTTCAATATCTGTCATAACGCGATAGGCAATTTCTACAGGATGTTTAAATCCTTTTAATGCTCCGACCGCCCCACTTCTTCGGGTATTCCCATCCATCACAGCAGAATCCAGTTCCAATTGTCCCAAAAGGTTTGGAAGGGAATTAGCACCTACCGTATGTATTTCAGGATTGACTTCAACTAATTTTATACCTTCGATAATAGCACGAATAGCGTCCTCTTTATTTGACAATAATTCAGCGGATTTTTGAACCCCACATCGCCCTTCGTAATTGGTGAGTAATAGCATGTAAATCCCTCGTCAGTAGTGATTATTCACTTTATTATTTTTATGTCTTTAACTTGTTTTATAGGTTCAGAACCATTGATTTGAATGGAATCTACATCCCCTCCATGGATAGTACACCAATGTCTGTTATTACGATACTTGATGGGGCTATCTATTTGTGCATTATGAATGTCTTTTAAATATAAAATTTCTATGTTGTCCGATACGGCTCTTTCTTGCCAATCCGAAAGAACGAAATCATGAACATCCTCTACCCAGATAGCAATATTGGGCGATGCATTCTCGAAATTATTTGTAGGATTTCCCTGTTCGTCCCAGCTTATATCTTTATATTTATGGGTAGTAATACGCCAGAATGGAATGGATGCTTCGAAAGAGATATTTTGCAATTGCACTCCCTTTGCATGTCGTATATAAAAGGCATAACTCGGTAATGCACCAAACATCAACGCCTCTGGATAGCGATCTATCTCTTCAGGGACAGGCTCATTAATAGGACGGAGAGGATTGGAACCACTAAAAGAACAGGAAGCATTTTGTATAAGCACATTCTCTATCGGATAATTCGGAATACCTGCAATAATATTCGGATTACTTGCACGGGTTGCTACAATATTACTTATAGTAACTCCCTTAATACTTCCGGGGGAAGTGGCTCCATCTCTCCCTCGATTTCCAAGCCGTATGAATATTGGAGAACGAACCCAGTCCATAACGATGCCTGTAACAGTAATTCCTTCGATATGAGAACCGTCTACCGACTCAATGGATACACCGGAAATGCCCGGTTTCTGTGCAGTAATAAGCCCGCGAATAACTGAATTGCTAAATGTGATTCTCTTAAAATCGGCACCGGATTCCGTACCTAATTTGAATCCATTACAGCGCGAAGATAAGTAGCAATTGGTTACTGTAATATCTGTGCATGGACGGCGATAGCCCAGAGAAAAACTACTTTTGGGGACTATAGCGTCATCTACAGTTTCAATATGACAGTTAGAGATAAATACAAACTGACAACTGTCTGGGTCAATTCCATCGGCATAGCCATTTAAAATTTGCACCTTATCAATCGTAACCTGCTCACAGCCTAATAGACTGATAGAATAATTAGGACAATTGCGAATGGTAATCCCTTCGATACGAATATTTTTACATCGCTTAAAAGCGAGAGCCTTCGGACCACCTCGTTTTGTAAAGTTGGAATTTATCGTGCCGAAACCTGTTATGAAAACATTCTCAATATCCTCACCCCAGAGTAAAGAATGATGAAAGAAGGAAGTCTCATGGTCTGCATCATTGGGAAAATTTAACTCTTCAAAGGGGTCGTAATCCTCTTTTTTTTGACTGCCTAAAATAACAGCTCCCGGTTCAAGATAAATATGAATGTTGCTTCTTAAATGCAAACTTCCTGTTAAATACATTCCAGATGGTATAACCAGAGTGCAGGATTTTTCTGCCGCTGCGTCAATCGCTTTTTGGATAAATTGCGTATCCACAGTATTTGCATTACCTGATGCCCCAAAATCACGAAGGTTTATATGCTCGCTGTAAGACGAAGGATATATCAGAAAAAAAAGTAGGACATAATAAATAAAGATAGAAAAAACCAATCTATTTTTCATGATAACCTCCTGAATGATTAATGGCTCAATATTATCAGGAACATAAAAAATATACACTTTTTATCAACATTTTCACAAGGGAAATAGTTTTGTGTTATATTATGAATACAAGAAATACAGGTAACAATTATGGGTAATGAAGATTTACGCTGGAAATATAGGTTTAATAGTTATAAAAAAGCCCTTAAAAAATTAGAAGAAGGGGTAGAACTTGCTTCAAAGCAAGCTCTTTCGGATATTGAAAAACAAGGGTTGGTAAAAGCATTTGTGTTTACTCATGAGTTAGCATGGAATTTATTAA includes:
- a CDS encoding class I SAM-dependent methyltransferase, which encodes MLERQPEPEFMDDPLEAEAYSVTDFSDVNQKFVDTFCAALPLSGNLLILDLGCGPGDITYRMHLCCEQHKIIGIDGSPSMLRFAQKQSGSRSLTWVLADAKCLPFVNESVDVILSNSLLHHIWDPKPLWMEIKRVIKSGGFLFLRDLFRPESEREARKIVELYAGDASDLLKQEYYRSLLSAFTPEEIQEQLAECGLEYLSVKCVTDRHVDIFGTIV
- a CDS encoding isoaspartyl peptidase/L-asparaginase; the encoded protein is MLLLTNYEGRCGVQKSAELLSNKEDAIRAIIEGIKLVEVNPEIHTVGANSLPNLLGQLELDSAVMDGNTRRSGAVGALKGFKHPVEIAYRVMTDIEHEILVGSGAERFAEEIGAERYVNEMEHTQTAWREYLNSILNEEQKQKFPDIRLLDIKTKPKDPQNLFDTTVYLAQDYFGRIATATSTSGWPWKYPGRLGDSPIIGAGSYADSRYGACACTHTGEMTIRAGTARSVVLYLKMGLNLSDAVYEAVKDLADLKTGFINAVTVHAIDNKGNYKVVGLNPNKEVKYLVWSPDLKEPQVKDAEIIRT
- a CDS encoding glycosyl hydrolase family 28 protein — translated: MKNRLVFSIFIYYVLLFFLIYPSSYSEHINLRDFGASGNANTVDTQFIQKAIDAAAEKSCTLVIPSGMYLTGSLHLRSNIHIYLEPGAVILGSQKKEDYDPFEELNFPNDADHETSFFHHSLLWGEDIENVFITGFGTINSNFTKRGGPKALAFKRCKNIRIEGITIRNCPNYSISLLGCEQVTIDKVQILNGYADGIDPDSCQFVFISNCHIETVDDAIVPKSSFSLGYRRPCTDITVTNCYLSSRCNGFKLGTESGADFKRITFSNSVIRGLITAQKPGISGVSIESVDGSHIEGITVTGIVMDWVRSPIFIRLGNRGRDGATSPGSIKGVTISNIVATRASNPNIIAGIPNYPIENVLIQNASCSFSGSNPLRPINEPVPEEIDRYPEALMFGALPSYAFYIRHAKGVQLQNISFEASIPFWRITTHKYKDISWDEQGNPTNNFENASPNIAIWVEDVHDFVLSDWQERAVSDNIEILYLKDIHNAQIDSPIKYRNNRHWCTIHGGDVDSIQINGSEPIKQVKDIKIIK
- the aat gene encoding leucyl/phenylalanyl-tRNA--protein transferase, with the translated sequence MRSEVWLKPDDPFPAEKYWQGWVVAYGGDLSPSRLIDAYRKGIFPWYSEGEPIRWCSPDPRAVLPTHLLHIPHRLWREWKKKPFYITADTSFDTVIHECAKTPRKWEDGTWITSDIQKNYIRLHEMGYTHSIECWKDKTLVGGLYGVQLGPLFVGESMFYHISNASKIAFLALCGFSFLHGIKLIDCQVFSEHLEQFGVFAVPRKKYLSWLNVNLSENLPTERWHLDMDKVYEAVLCLKKKQLEQSSSG